Below is a genomic region from Apteryx mantelli isolate bAptMan1 chromosome 22, bAptMan1.hap1, whole genome shotgun sequence.
aaaataaattcttaaatTACACACAAGTTTTCAACAAACATCCAAATATTAGAAGCCTGATCTTTCTGCGTGTACAACTTGAAGGTGATGCGATGGAACTAAACAAGATTAGCCATGGCAAAGTCAGTTGCCAGAATTCATTTCCTGATGCATGGTGAAATATCATTGATTGATTTATATCAATTCACTTATAAAATTacaaagttttttttctcctgcaaccAATTTATTAGTCGTATATTTGGGATACCTGCATCCTGAGAAAGCATTTACAGCACATTAATTAAATAACGTTATTTAACTAATTATCTGTGCTAGACTTTTTATTGTTCCTTTGGCTTCTGTTCATTTGATGAAGAACAAATTCCTGACATAAGAAAGAGGTAAGCCTTTAAAAACATATCGAGCAACAGATGCAGCTCTGTGCTTCACCCTGGAGTGATGAAGTTGGAGGTTAGTGAAATACCTGACTGGCTATGCTCATTTAATGCTTCCTAATACCATTTTTGTCGCAGTGGTTCCTGTGTTTATGCCCATGCAGAGGATTCAGTCTGTGTCTTGAGAAACACGCAAAGTACACAACTGACCAGTTCTGGCTCCGAGTCACAGTAGTATTAAACACATATTGCATTGAAATTCTGGCCTCGTTAGGATTAACAGAAACAGGATTTCACTTCAAAGGGTCAAATCTTCAGTGGATATAAATCACCGCATTTTCCTTTAGGGGCTTGCACCATCAGATATGACTCTGTTATAGACGAGCCTGGGGGAATATACTTACAAATTAAAAGTTCCTAAAGTTAAGagcatttcagtgcagacactggcAGTTTTGGATAAATAACATCTTCAGAACAGAATTGAAATCTGCATTCCTGTTTGACCTGCCAGGAGTGTATGAATACTCAGCAGATTGAACAGATTGTTTTAATATTTACTCGGTAGCAATTTTACCAATCTTCTTATTttatcctttatttattttagtagTAGAATATCTTGAGATCCTTGGACTCTTTTTTctttatgtatatgtgtatatatatatattttttaattcttctgtaaAGTATCACTTGATAGAAAATTCTGTGCATTGTATaatcctgctctttttttttttttttaagctgtttgcAACATTGATAAATGGAGGAAGCTGAAATCCTAGCAGATAATTGAAATATAGTCTGGGTCTACACCTTGGATAACTTGTGTCCTCAATTAGGGATGGAATCAGACTCGCTCAATTATTTGATATACTGTAACTTGATTTGGTGACTTTTTAAGCTCTGTGATGAAGACAGATGAGTCTATGGAAGGCATGTTAgtactaataaaataaaaaaaactttgtttttttcttaccttgATCCTTAGTCTGTTTAAATCTTGAAAAAGCTTGATCCTTTGCCATGTTTAAATCTCATAGCCTTACCATCTGTAGAAGATAGTCCAGCCTGTCAGAAATTGTTGTGCAGGAGGAAGTTAATTGTTGGAATGCCTTTTTTGCTAGCTACAGGACTCGGCCAAGAAATGTGAAAGAAATGAGTATAAACTATGGGAAAAcatgataacattttaaaatataactagCAGTTAGCAGCTACTGAGAAGTGTATACATAAAATGCTTTTCAGTATCTCAGGCTTAAATGATTTAGGAGGATATGTTCCCTAGCAAGTCAGACGCATTGCCTGCTTTTGTTCTGTTCTTTACGTTACTCTGGCGAAATACATGCACGTTGCTTGTACATGCGCATCACTTCATAAGCAAACAGGCATAAATTCACTTGTTGTATTGCTAGAGGCTGCTTTGAATGGGGAACGTAAGATCTAAATCGTAGGTCTTCCTCCTTCCACCCTCAATGTTTCAACGTCTTTAAAATAGTCCTTCTGCAGCAGTGCGGTGAGGCCAGGGCCGCGGAGGCCGCCGGGCCGCGGAGGCCGCGGAGCCGCTGTGCGCGGGGATGACGGGAGTCGGGAAGGGCATGTCGGGAGCGCGCAGCTATGGCTGCTCCGACTCGCCTCCTGGAGTGGGTCTTCGCCGTGTACTTTCTCTCTCATATTCCTATCACGTTAATGATAGACCTGCAAGCGCTTCTGCCTGGAGCTGGTATCTACCCGGAGAGCGTAAGTAGCTGCTGCCGAGAAGCTGCTCAGACTGTGATTTGTTTGCATGCAGCTCTGTGCAAAAGCTGTAGTGACTGGTAGGTAGAAGGGATTTTGGAGGAGGAGGGACGTAGTTCTCTGCAAAGGTTTTGAATAGCAGTAATTTTATAGATAGCCTTCAGCTCGATTTAATTGATCTTGTggcattttttttagaaaatctaGCATGTAAagagacattaggaaaaaaatgcagtaaattttctaaaataaaataggaCTAAAAAAATCAACACTTCTCTATCTGCAGtatgatttatatttttcttctgtagtcATTCATTTGGGAAGTAGAATAAACTTGATTTACTGGTATATTTAGTGACTgtgagtgtttttttcttttttctctttttttagcaGATTTCTAAATCAAATGTATGTACATTGCTCCTTTCAATTTAAATGCCTACAGTAAGAGGGGCAAGCAAGAAAAATCCCTGATAAATTTATAGTGTGAATGATAATTTTCCCAGTGTAGTATGTTTTTTGCAGGTAGAGGAAAGCAGACTGGAACAGTAAAATTCATATGCATAGGAATGTGCCATGCTGCACTGTCACATACTGTCTCTTGAATGTGGCTCTTTAACCACCCTCGTAATTCAGTGCTCCTGGGTTTGACTCATACTCCAACAAAAATATGAAAGGGAATTGTTACTGAAATCTAAGACCAGGCATCTCCAAATGTATTAATAAAAATCTTTAGTTTGTGATTTTTGAATAAAAGTATGTAAGACAATGTAATAAATAGTCAATTAAATAATAGATGAATAGAAGATCACAATTAGTTCAACCCGTCATCAGAATGAGATCAGCCATAACTTTCTACTAGCTCTACATTTAGTGCATTTGATTTTTGCCATCCAGTACAATTATTGCATTATAGAAACCATTTTTAATTAATAGTTAACTAGCAAATCTCAATACGTATCTTTCAGTTCAAAGTCCAACTTAAAGCCATGCTGGAATTTACATTTCCATCATGGAAACAGATTACAACTCACTAGGCCCAAATTCTTGCATCAAGCTCTTCAAGCTGCGGTAGGTAGCTGTGTATTCTGAGGTCTAATGATGCACTCACCCGAGCGAGCGAGGCACCACACTCCTCTTGATTTAATGAGACCTGGCTGAGGCTGCTTCCATAACTCACACTACCTGGTTAGACACTACAAGCGCCTAAAAATATTTGCAACACTGAGCCCAACTGTCCTGGCAATAGCAGGGtcagaaagaggaaaatacaAGAATTCTTCCTTTATCCACTAATCTCAAGGTGTGAATTTTttgtgggactttttttttttttttgtagaaaatgaCAGTTCAGGAAAATTGCCTGTAATTTAATATATACTTGAAGGAAAGGATTCATCACACTAAAGACTTCAAGAATTTAATCTCTATTAAGACAAAATTGCACTCAGAAGACTTGTGTACTAAGATGAGATCATGTGATTTCTCCCACTGCAATGATGGGCTTCATCCAAAGAGCAGCTGAGATTCAtcgttttttttccctgttgcagttGATGTTCAGTGTATTAAtctgttattttgttcttttccttaagCTGACAGAGTTGTTACAGTGGTATGCAGTCACCTTTAGAGATCCAATGATGATCCAGCCCCCTGAGTGGTTTAAGTCGTTTATATTTTGTGAAGTCTTCTTACAAATGCCTTTCTTTCCCATTGCAGCATATGCCTTCTTAAAAGGTTGGTATAAAAGTGGAAGAACAATATGTCATGTGCAGCATTTCTGCAGAACACTTGCTTTTTGTATAGCAAAGAAAGTTTATCCAGCAATCTTAAGAAATTATAGGGACACACCATGTGGGGTGTTATTTTCTTGCAAGTTTTATCTGAGAAAGCAGCATAGAATAAGGCCTGTCAGAAATAAAAACTGTAACTGTAGGCCCTTTTCAACTGCAGTCATATATGTGTAACCAGCACCAACACTTAACATCTGGCAAGCCACCAACATAGACAAAGTTCTGGGTCAAGTCTGTGTACTTACtttgttgttttaaaacttttgtGATTGAGGCATCATTCTGTATTTCCATTAAGTTAGATCCTAATTTTCCTTGGTTGCTACTAGTATTAAGTTTTTCTACCACCTGTTTACTATGACTATGGCTCAGCCTGTCACAGATGTAACAGTTAATGTTCTGTTAATTTAAAAGCCACTGAATTCTgctcttttcaaaaatatttcaacagtGCTTCATTTTTGCCTCAATACAGGTGGCTGCAAATGGATAAGGACTCCTGCAATTATCTACTCCAGCCATGTAGCTACAACTTTGTTTGCTATCCTTGCTCATATCCTGTTTCATGATTTCTCAAAATCTGAGCATTTGAGTCCTCAGACACAACGTGAACGCCTAATTCTCTTATCTATATATGCACCATATTTGCTGATTCCACTTCTGATTCTCTTTACCATGCTGTACAGCCGCCAATACAACCAtgtggagaaaaggaagaagaagtaaGTCAGCTATAAAAATTGTAAGTGCAGCACTCATACTTGTTTATTAGAGCCTACGCTGACCTAGTCCTTTGCGACAAACATCTGTCTGATAATGTCAACTGCCGCAGCTCGTACCCAAGCATCAGACTCCTGCAAGAAAAGTTTGAATTGCCTTGAGCTTACAGCTCTGCTCTAATCAGAAACAGCTTTGGCAGAAGCCTCTGTCAGCAATTCCATGTGGTATCTCTGCATACACAGCTCAAGGGACCTGGCTCCTCTCACACTGTCAACCTCGTGCGGCACATCTGTATTAGGAAAATAAACCTTTACCACTGTGGTATGTAATTGTAtattgggggttggggggggggaagcgtaCCTGATACTTGTTCTTCATTCAGCTAGTCTTTTTCTAAGACGATGTTATAAAGTCACTTAAGAAACCTCTCTTCTAAGAACACATTGTGCAAACTCCATAAGTGATTTGCACAATTTTGCAAAGCTTTTGAAGCATTTTCATATAATAATCCTTAACTTTCTCAGACCTTCCAAAAAGCAGAATCTCACCTTGCTTTCTTCAGCTCAAATTTTGATTAACTGTAAATGTCTGGTCAGTGAAATATATGCCCAAAATCTGGATTTCTGAATGCTTAAAGTTAACTTAGTTTGACAATGAGGCACACTTCTTCCCAAAGAATTTTGAAGAACTTCAGCAACTGTAAACAAGCATTTATAAGCTACTTGCTTCCAATGAAATCACTTCTAGTATGCAAATAAATAACAAAGCATTTGATCTAGCATTTCATTTAAACTTCTTATGGGAATGACTAAAAGGAACTTAAAATGACCATGAGATCTTACCTAGTCCATACAGTAAATGTTGCATTAGACTTTGAAGTTACAGTAAACAAAATCTACTTActggtagatttttttttgttcttgttctcaGTCTGATCTGTAAGAATCAACCTTGGAGATTTGTGTAAAATTTACAGGTCAAAGAACAGGCTTTTCACTCACTGCCTATATACTTCAGGACTTCATTGGTGTATAATTTAAAGCTTCTACAGGCTTTGAAAGGCCACCATTTCCATATTTAGTTGCCTAAAGACAAGCATTTAATGCATCTATTGGCACTTCAACATAAGGCTTGATTTTAAAATCAGATGCTAAGTGCTTGCAGCATTGTAAAATATGGGCATTCCATTTTTGAATGTCACATTCATACTTATAGTTTATGTATACCCCTTATGTCACAGTATGCTTGGAATGGTTTGTATCATCAATTTCAAGTTCTAGTCTTAAgatattcagaaaagctttctaGTCTAATATTAGTAGCTGTATGGACATTGTACCTCAGATGTAATTTAATCTTAATTCTGCTGTGTTTTATACTTTTTTCGTTTGTAATTGATCAATTCTTTTACTCATAAAtttgtccttgttttctttttaactggatAGCAAAAGAAAATCTGATCAATATAGATAAAAATTACTGCTGCTTCTCTCTGTGTGTTGTGTCTTTATAAACATGAAAATACTATATATGGGAAATTCTTCATTATGAGTATGTAGGGAGTTGTAAActcttaaaagcagaaaaaaacttaGCAGAAGCAACTAATTCTGGGATCTCCAGaaggtctgaaaacaataatTTATTTCCTGATTTCTTTAAAAGAGCTGTACACTTCAAAAAAGTGAGACATAACATAGCAGCAGTAGTGTTAATTCAATTGTAATCTGAATTGGAACTACTGACTGTACaaaaattttataaaattaaaggACAGAACTGTCTTTATTTACATCTGTTAGAAAGCTCTCCTTATTGCCACTTTTAGTGTAAATTCATATtgcattaaaaaacattttcatttgtacAAGCCATCTATTCATTCATACACAATGAAAAATTGCATATTTTTGAAAGCCTCAGAATCCTGGAATGTTCACGTTCCCAGGTCAATATGCTGTTTATCTTAAAATCTtctatttctgaaaaatgaattgGTCAATGAATTCATGCTGGTCAGCTTCTATTTTACACAGAGTCTCATACTCTATTCGgtatctgaaagagaaaaaaaaggttacAAGCTACATTCAGCTCATGTTATTTACATGGTTTAGTTCTATCTTCATGGGTCTGTTGTGAAGGAAATCTAGGCTAAGCACATAAGTCATTTTTAAAGCAGTGGCTATATCAGTTAGACATTGCAGTTCTAAAGTACCTACAAAAATCTAGACAAACagcactgtattacagttttattAGTTTCTTCAGCTGCATGATCTCATGCCCCCTCTATTTAGCCACAGAAACATTAGAAATGAGGCTTCCTGTAAGAGTGGTAGACAGGGCCTTAAGTTAAACATAGAATTATGCCACTGCATCATTCCATGCATGCTTTGTATAGGAGGATATATCTTAGCTGCAGATGAACTGTTTGAACAAGCTTAGAGACTGTCCTCCTGCAGGCAAGCACGGTGATAAGATTGAGTATGCAGTCTACACGATTGAGCTGAGTTTGTCGTGTATGACATACTACTTTCTCTCAAAATATTAAATCAATGCCCCCCAAAAGCATTTAATATAAAACTTACCTTTCCAACTGCATCTTTTTCTCAGCTATTAAAGCCTGAAGTTGCTGTTCCTGAGCTTCTCTTTGCTTTGCTATAGACTTCAGCAAATTTCGTGCACCAATGGCCTGTCAAAACAGGATTTTCAGTGATGCAGTtgtatcaggatttttttttaaaaaaacactttcatTACTATCAGATTGATTTTGAAGTGTTTCAGCCATGCTAACAACAGAAGAGGATATCATGTTGATATTGAGTGTTTGGTGGAACAGGCAGACAGCCCTGTAGCAGTTGTGCAGATTAAGGCATTTTTAGGCTTCCTTCACACTTCAAGTGTTCATAACAGTCTGACAGGAAAGCCATTCTGGAAATACAAGCTGATCATTGTTTACTAGTACTACAGAGAGACAAGCTCTGGCTATAATTTTTTTCCCAGAACAAATGATGAAAAAGCAACCACCTACAATTGTGctaaacattcatttttattttcacaataaTATGGGGAAAAAGCAGTCTGGGTGACATGTAGAAATACACAAAGAAAGTTTCAGAGGTAGTTATGGAGATATGTATCCATTTGGTCTTTGGAcagcccctttcttcctcctcgtGGGGCCTCTCATGAACTAAGTTCAAATGGTGGAAAGATtgactggaaaacattttctgtttacaTGCAATATATTGATAAGCTGCAACAGTATGACTATTAAATGCAGGAAAAATGTGACACTCCAAGCATGCTTATAAAAATTTCCAGTTGTTAATATAATTTCTTTGGAGCCCCCATGCTTTCATACCTGACAGGCAGGGAGATGTTAGCTACCATAGAAAATGTCTGTATAATGCTGACAGAAAATGATTGCTTATAGTGTAAaagtaggaaggaaggaagctggTTTTTCATGCACTGTACAGGGCAGAGTACATTACAAGCCAGTAACTAATTGCACAGTACCTTCATCTTCTCACTTTCAGCAGCTTTTGCTAGTTGATCAACAAGTTCAATTAAGCTACCCACTATTTTCTGAAATTCTACtacttctgcaaagaaaaaaattgtcaagTAAAATCCATCAAAATAACACCGAATAAGACTAATACTTGTACTACAGGCTTTGATTTTTAGCTGTGACTTCTTAGTCCTTTGAGTTTACAGTAAACAGGTGCATTTTAAGGTTTTCCTCCATAACAGGAAGGatataaaagaggaaagaaaagagaaaatgccaACGGGATTCGTCACTGTCCTCTACGCCACAGAGGCTGCTTAATTTTTCGTCAGTTCAAGGCATTTTTGTAATCCTACTCCAGGAACGCTCACGGGAGGCTGCGGAGCCCCGGCACGGCGCCGCTGAGCGACCCCTGGTAACAGACtgctgcggcggggccgcgcggcgcggcgcggcggcactTACTGTCCACGAAGGCGCCGCACTCCTCGCGCAGCTGCGCCGTCTGCTCGGCCACGCCGGGCTCCAGCACGCGGAGCTTGTTCAGCTCGTCGAAGTGCAGCCCGGCCTGCCGCAGGGCGTCGCGGGCCATGCCGCccccgctgccgcggcccggcccggcgcgaccctccctcccgccgccccgctgcgcccctccgcgccgcggctGCCACGGCGACAGGCCGGGACGTACCACGGAGGCgggcgggaaggagggagggagggagggggaggcgccgccgcgccgtcccgtcccgccccccccggagcacgccgggagctgtagtcgcGGCGGCCCGCCGACCCCGCggcacgccgggagctgtagtcccggcggcggggagcgcttCCGGGTTgccggcgcgcggcggggcgcggaggaaATGAGCTCAGCCGAGGGGCCGCGCAGGGGTgagcgccgggggcggcgggtccGCGGGGaagggcgcggcggcgccgggctgaTGGAGAGCGCGGTCAGGTATCGTGCCAGCGTGCCGGCGGGCGGTGAGAGGCGGCTTCTGCTCGCGTTAGTATTTAGCTTCTGGGCTAATCTCGTTATTTGCCTTTCCAGGTGTAAAGCTGAGACCCTGAGAGGAACCACTCTGCCGCCGTCGTGCCGTCGCCCTTGCTGAACAAGGAGCAGAAACCAGGTGTGTGGGCTCGGTACCTCAGCACCCGGAAACCTCGTCTCCGGAAACGTCGCCCTCCGTCCCTCTGCGTGCGAAGCTTTGGGGCACGCAGAAAACTGCTTTTCCTCCACCGTTCTGACACTGACGTGCTCATGCACCTTCCTCTCTGCCTACACGACACCTACCCCATCCATAACCTTTGTGGTACTGCTCCGCTCTGTGCAGCGTGCTGCTGGCGTCCTGCTTCCACCTCATCATGAGGGGCTTGGTAGAGCCTGGGGGTGTCAAAAAATAATAAGACCATTTGGTCTAGTCCAGAAATTAGGTAGAAAGTGTACCAGTTTGCAAgtgattctgttctttttttttttcctcttgagctgttagaattatttctttttatggaAGTCATCAACTGGGACCATTTCCTGATATGGTGTCCGAGCTGCTGTGTTATTGTTCTACAGTCCTCCATCTGCTTCCCACACaaggcaggaaggaaaggaagtaGAAAATCTTCTCTTGCGTTAATGGGTGTAATCAGAGGTTACATTACTGTTTACAGCAAAAGCCTCCTAGCTTATTAGCCAATGACCATGTTACAGTAGTAGTATTTGCTCATACTTAGATTGGCTGGATAGCAAATTTTGCtcatattttgcttcattttacttGGTCAGAGAAGTAACTAAACACCTGAAGCGATAGAACTGACTCAAAACTTGATTCTTATAAAGAGATATGTTCAGACAGACCACTGTTGACATTAGAGAGCTCTGTTTGGGTCTGGAGTTCTTTCTCTTGTTACAGGATCAGTCTGGCTATCTTTAAAaacatgcttttgttttaaagagagATTGCAAAGGGCTAAAACAAGACACATCTATGACAAATTTATAGACCTAAGTTATACTTCTGTTTCTACCAAAGGTCTTAACTGTGAAACAATAAGGGTAGTTGCTTCTAGTCTTGATTTACTTAGTTTTAAAAGATTATAGTAAACACCTATGTCAACTAAGGAGGAATTGTATTACGTGCAATGCGTTTGGAGAAGTTCTGGTCAATTTCACATACCCTTTAGCTGTTTTGGCTAACAGACTTCTTCTAACACCATAATCACATGCACGGTTTGGGGTTGCTGCTGGCTGCTTACCAGTCAGAAATTACTTTTCTGGCCAAATTAATTTGTAACATGCAGTTGCCTTTGACTTATATTTGTCAATGGACTACTTGTCTAAAATGATGTGCTCAGAAAAAAACTGTGGCTTGCTCAGATGTAGAAGTAAATTTACTGTTGTGTTCTAGGATGATTAGCTGAAAGTCGAGTGATGACAGCTAGTGGGAGTTCCAGTTAAAGCATTTACAGACAAACTGATCTCTCTTGGCACTAAAAGTATTAGAATTGGTTTGTGTCTTTTTGACCTGCAAAGTTTTTGTATTGCTTATTGTTTAATAGATTTTGTTTGTAGTGCTTGCTTAATTAGAATAACATTATTTTAGATATCATTCTAAGTTCAGTAGCTATTCAAATCTCTGGCAATTTTAAGATACCATCTGTAGCTGCTAAGTAATTTGCTGTACCAGATGGATGGAGAGATGTGTTTTTCTTCCAGGCTGAAAGCTGAGGTGGAGTGAGAAGGAAGAGGGATGTGGGAAGAAAAGCAATACAGTTAGgttgttatatttatttataaaaggtTACTCATGTACCATGGGCACAGAACAGAGAAGCGAACAGATGCTTGTAGTCTGAAATAGATAAATAGACAAAAGCACAGTGAGAGGGGAAAAGCCAGCAAAATGTTTCTGAGGacaacagtttttaaaaggaTAGCTGAGAAACCCATACTTGTACTTTTCCAATTAAAGATCTTTAGATCTGGCCTGTTAGACTGAATTTCATTctccttttatttgtttgtttccattCTAAGCTCCTCTTGGATGGAAAGATAAGTATAGTGAGATTTGGAAGAGGAAGGAAGCTGTGAATGTCTTAACTGGCTTTTAAGTGAGACAAATATTCCAAAGACTGGacgcatttttttaaatagaaaaattaatattATATTGATTGCTTGGCATTCCAGGATGGAAGAAGAAGAGTTCTGAATGAAAGGATGTACCAGGAAATAGAACATTATGATCTAGCATTTCAGTGTTGAGGCACTTGAAAGAGAGGCTGCTGAAACCTCTGTAAATGTctccagttaaaaaaacaaacaaacaaaaaaagcccacaaaaacCAACTCATATATACCCCAGCTGGAGAAACTGCAGAAAGCACTTCCATTGTGTTTTAGATCTGCACAAGAAAAAGTAATGTCTTTTGGGAAGTTGAGAGGGAGCCAAATTCTTACTATTATTTAAACTTGGACTGCAGGATTGGATGGTGATTGTTGTGTTGGCTGAAGACTAAATAAAAGGAAGTCTAGAAACATTTAACTTGCCTCACTAACAGTAATGCAGACATAACTTAACTGTATGGTGCTGAACAATCATTATATTGCTGTGCAAGTTGTTTGAAAAACATCTACATCTTGTTTTGTCAGAACTTGTGCAGTTGTGTCCTTAAGAATCTACCGAATACATCTCTTCTTTAATGTGggcttcttgtttttgttttaaatggtaaTTTCAGGCTTCTGTATTGATCTTATATGTTTCTGTTTCAAGGGTCCAGTGGGTTACGACTGTTTTTGCCTTGCACTCCTCATCTCGTGACTTGTGACCCTTCACCAATCACGGCGGAATCCATCAAGCCCACGCTCTGCAGAGTTGTCATCTATCTACAGAAGGAGATGTCGGGGGACACGTGTCTAACCACTCTTTGTCCAGCTGCAGGATCCAAGCCCAAAACTTGCAGTTTCAAAGGGGGCAACCTTGGTAACAAATACGTGCGACTAAATGTTGGGGGCTCCTTATATTATACTACGGTTCAAGTACTGACCAGGCACGACACAATGTTGAAGGCTATGTTCAGTGGCAGGATGGAAGTGCTCACAGACAAGGAAGGTAAGGGGAATGTCTTTTGATGTGGAGAATTTTGTAAAACAACAGTTTTTGTAGACTGCTGAGTGAAGGgtataaagaaaaatgtattctgaAAGTAATTTGGAACACTAGGCACCCAGCTCCCATTGGCTCTAAAAAGCCTCTGTGCCTTATGAAAATGTGTTCTTTTGTTACTAAAATTAACTAGAGAAAGGACTGGCTCTCTTTGCGACAATCACAGCTGGTATACAGATTGCTGACGTTGTTATCAAGACTGAACATACGGCATGTGGGCTGTCATTTATTGTGTGGTGTATAGCGGCATCAATCAAAATGGGGGCAGGACGacattcatttttcatctttcaaACTCAGAACAGCCTTGCTTGCTATGTTGAggattctggttttgttttgttttttttttcctcccaaacaaGTTCCACTTGTGGCTGAAAATATATATCCATGTTGTGGCAGTATTTAGTCACCAGTCAAGTATTATGTCACCTCATGCTGGACATTGAAACCtggtattataaaaataaaaatccataatAAATTATAGAGAATAGAACAAGTAAGAAGACCAAATTCCCTTTGAGTAGGCTGGCTCATATGACTAACTCAGTTTAGTCCAGCAATTTTGTGTAAGAGCCTTAGCCTGAAGAGAGGACAGGATTAGTGTTCTGACAGCCACAGCTGGAAAATATAGTAGTGGTTTAGTCTACTTTTCTTATATTGTCCTCTGCACCTGGGTcccaaaatataattttttttgcctGCCTTCCACATTGTGGAAGAGAGTTTGTCACTGTACTAAGTCCTCTGCTTGCGTGTCCTACACTACTATTGTTTGCCAGCAAGTCAGACATCCTGTTTCCCAGTGAATATGACCTCAGGGCTGTTTTAGAATCAGAAAAATGTCTGTCTGCTACTCTTTCCTGTGCTGCTTCCACACTCTACTCCCTCCTGATCTGTCTGTGTGCTGTTCTTTACTCATATTTGGAGACCAGAACAGCTTTTTTCTCACAGTGTGTTTTCTGGGCTATTCTATGTTTTGGCGTCtttg
It encodes:
- the TMEM97 gene encoding sigma intracellular receptor 2 → MAAPTRLLEWVFAVYFLSHIPITLMIDLQALLPGAGIYPESLTELLQWYAVTFRDPMMIQPPEWFKSFIFCEVFLQMPFFPIAAYAFLKGGCKWIRTPAIIYSSHVATTLFAILAHILFHDFSKSEHLSPQTQRERLILLSIYAPYLLIPLLILFTMLYSRQYNHVEKRKKK
- the IFT20 gene encoding intraflagellar transport protein 20 homolog yields the protein MARDALRQAGLHFDELNKLRVLEPGVAEQTAQLREECGAFVDKVVEFQKIVGSLIELVDQLAKAAESEKMKAIGARNLLKSIAKQREAQEQQLQALIAEKKMQLERYRIEYETLCKIEADQHEFIDQFIFQK